Proteins from one Suncus etruscus isolate mSunEtr1 chromosome 3, mSunEtr1.pri.cur, whole genome shotgun sequence genomic window:
- the LOC126003869 gene encoding LOW QUALITY PROTEIN: transmembrane protein 147-like (The sequence of the model RefSeq protein was modified relative to this genomic sequence to represent the inferred CDS: inserted 2 bases in 1 codon) yields MQLCKMLFLATFFPTWEGGNYDFIGEFMKASVDVADLIGLNIVMSRNASKGEYKIMVAALGWATAELIMSCWIPLWVGIEFAWKCIQVSIDSSINLVHYIVASAQVWMITRYDLYHTFWPAVLLLLIVLNVYKAFVMETIVHLXSLGSWTALLARAVVTGLLALSTLALYVAIVNVHS; encoded by the exons ATGCAGCTGTGCAAGATGCTGTTCCTGGCCACTTTCTTTCCCACCTGGGAAGGCGGCAACTATGACTTCATTGGGGAGTTCATGAAGGCCAGTGTGGACGTGGCAGACCTCATAGGCCTCAACATTGTCATGTCAAGGAATGCCAGCAAGGGGGAATACAAGATCATGGTTGCTGCCCTGGGTTGGGCCACTGCTGAGCTAATTATGTCTTGCTGGATCCCCCTCTGGGTTGGTATTGAGTTTGCTTGGAAGTGCATCCAGGTGAGCATTGACTCCAGCATCAATCTGGTTCATTACATTGTGGCATCTGCCCAGGTGTGGATGATCACCCGTTACGACCTGTACCACACTTTCTGGCCagctgtcctcctcctcctcattgtcCTCAATGTCTATAAGGCCTTTGTCATGGAGACCATTGTCCACCT TTCCCTCGGCAGCTGGACGGCGCTGCTGGCCCGAGCAGTGGTGACAGGGCTGCTGGCCCTTAGCACTCTTGCCCTGTACGTCGCCATTGTCAACGTGCACTCCTAG